The following coding sequences lie in one Nitrospirota bacterium genomic window:
- a CDS encoding MFS transporter: MNEHLPSASPWRALSHRNFALFAAGHGFSLCGSWMHSLAQAWLVYRLTESPLLLGVTEFLARAPILFLSLAAGLVADRVPRYRLMVLTQTLLLLQAATLAALTLTGLVTVPWILALALLMGLISALEIPTRQTFMTDLVPSPDIPSAIGLNSSMFNAARIVGPSIAGVLVATVGEGPCFLINALSYLVVLGCLKAMRIAPLPPLPPGDAASQLREGLTYARTTPHVRAVLAAVAVVSVAAMPFATLLPVFAGEVLRVGPAGLGWLMAATGVGALTGALKLARRPSVTGLASSICRAVTLFGGSLLLFAASRSLWLSLPALAAIGFAMVGTLAASNTLLQSLAPDGMRGRVVSLYTTASLGLTVFGSLLGGISGAWIGAPLTVALGGLVTLAAAAGLRRALPGLRRHAELERLPVP, encoded by the coding sequence TTGAACGAGCACCTGCCTTCCGCATCGCCCTGGCGCGCCTTGAGCCATCGCAACTTCGCCCTCTTTGCGGCGGGCCATGGGTTTTCCCTGTGCGGCTCCTGGATGCACAGCCTGGCGCAAGCCTGGCTCGTCTATCGGCTGACGGAGTCGCCGCTTCTCCTGGGCGTGACGGAATTCCTCGCCCGGGCGCCGATCCTCTTCCTGTCGCTCGCGGCCGGCCTGGTGGCGGACCGAGTCCCTCGCTATCGGCTGATGGTCCTCACCCAAACCCTGTTGCTGCTCCAGGCGGCGACCCTGGCGGCGCTCACGCTCACCGGCCTCGTGACGGTCCCCTGGATTCTTGCGCTGGCGCTGCTGATGGGTTTGATCAGCGCGCTGGAAATTCCGACCCGGCAGACGTTCATGACCGATCTGGTCCCGTCGCCGGATATCCCGTCCGCCATCGGATTGAATTCCTCGATGTTCAACGCCGCCCGGATCGTGGGCCCTTCCATCGCGGGCGTGCTCGTCGCGACCGTGGGCGAAGGCCCCTGCTTCCTGATCAACGCCCTGAGCTACCTGGTGGTCCTCGGCTGCCTGAAGGCGATGCGGATCGCTCCGCTTCCGCCTCTCCCGCCGGGCGACGCTGCGAGCCAGCTCCGCGAAGGTCTGACCTATGCCCGCACAACTCCTCACGTCCGCGCGGTGCTGGCTGCGGTCGCCGTCGTGAGCGTCGCCGCCATGCCTTTCGCCACGCTCCTGCCCGTCTTCGCAGGTGAAGTGCTCCGGGTCGGCCCGGCCGGGCTCGGCTGGCTGATGGCCGCAACGGGCGTGGGCGCCTTGACCGGCGCGCTCAAGCTCGCGCGCCGGCCCTCGGTGACCGGCCTCGCCTCATCCATCTGCCGCGCGGTGACCCTGTTCGGCGGCAGCCTGCTTCTGTTCGCCGCCAGCCGGTCGCTGTGGCTCTCCCTCCCGGCCCTGGCCGCGATCGGCTTCGCGATGGTCGGCACTTTGGCCGCGAGCAACACGCTGCTGCAATCGCTCGCGCCGGACGGCATGCGCGGGCGGGTGGTCAGCCTCTACACCACCGCCTCGCTGGGGCTCACCGTCTTCGGCAGCCTGTTGGGCGGCATCTCCGGCGCGTGGATCGGCGCGCCGCTTACGGTCGCCCTCGGCGGGCTGGTCACGCTGGCCGCGGCCGCCGGGCTGCGCCGGGCGCTGCCCGGGCTCCGTCGTCACGCCGAGCTCGAGCGCCTTCCGGTTCCGTAA
- the ettA gene encoding energy-dependent translational throttle protein EttA has translation MSANDKQVIFSLIGVGKVYPPKKQVLRDIYLGFYYGAKIGVLGLNGSGKSTLLRIIAGAEKGYLGEITMSKGYTVGLLEQEPQLDPTKTVKEVVEEGRKDVIALLKEYEDVSNRIGEASPEEMEKLLDRQAQLQERIEAANGWELENELEVAMDALRCPPADQKVGTLSGGEKRRVALCRLLIQEPDILLLDEPTNHLDAESVQWLEQHLQQYKGTVIAVTHDRYFLDNVAGWILELDRGHGIPFQGNYSSWLEQKQARLEKEEKAESKRRKTLERELEWIRMSPKARQAKGKARLNRYEELVSQQQERRAEDLEIYIPPGPRLGDVVVEARGVSKAYADKVLFENLSFSLPRGGIVGVIGPNGAGKTTLFKLIVGKEKPDAGTIRLGETVKLGYVDQDRTLDGNKTVWEVISDGNDTIKLGKVEVNSRAYCARFNFSGADQQKKVKDLSGGERNRVHLARMLKEGANLLLLDEPTNDLDVNTLRALEEGLESFGGCAVVSSHDRWFLDRIATHILAFEGDSRVVWFEGNYSEYEADRKKRLGKEAERPHRIRYRKLTRG, from the coding sequence ATGAGCGCGAACGACAAGCAGGTGATTTTTTCCTTGATCGGCGTCGGCAAGGTCTATCCGCCGAAAAAGCAGGTGCTGCGGGACATTTATCTGGGCTTCTATTACGGCGCCAAGATCGGCGTGCTGGGCTTGAACGGGTCGGGCAAGAGCACGCTGTTGCGCATTATCGCTGGCGCGGAGAAAGGCTATCTCGGCGAGATCACGATGTCCAAGGGCTACACGGTCGGACTGCTGGAACAGGAACCGCAGCTCGATCCGACCAAGACAGTGAAGGAGGTCGTCGAAGAGGGTCGCAAGGACGTGATCGCCCTGCTGAAAGAATACGAAGACGTGAGTAACAGGATCGGCGAGGCCTCGCCCGAGGAAATGGAAAAACTGTTGGACAGGCAGGCGCAGCTTCAGGAACGGATCGAGGCGGCCAACGGCTGGGAGCTGGAAAACGAGCTGGAGGTCGCGATGGACGCGCTTCGCTGTCCACCGGCCGATCAGAAGGTCGGCACGCTCTCCGGCGGGGAGAAGCGCCGGGTCGCGCTCTGCCGCCTGTTGATCCAGGAACCGGATATCCTCTTGCTCGACGAACCGACGAACCATCTCGACGCCGAATCGGTGCAGTGGCTGGAGCAGCATTTGCAGCAGTACAAGGGCACGGTCATCGCCGTCACGCACGACCGGTACTTTCTCGACAACGTGGCCGGCTGGATCCTGGAGCTCGATCGCGGCCACGGGATTCCCTTTCAGGGCAACTACTCGTCGTGGCTCGAGCAGAAGCAGGCGCGGCTGGAGAAGGAAGAGAAGGCCGAATCCAAGCGGCGGAAGACCTTGGAGCGCGAGCTGGAATGGATTCGGATGTCGCCCAAGGCGCGCCAGGCCAAGGGCAAGGCGCGGCTCAACCGCTATGAAGAGCTGGTGAGCCAGCAGCAGGAACGGAGGGCCGAGGACCTGGAGATTTACATTCCGCCGGGGCCGCGCCTCGGCGACGTGGTGGTGGAGGCGAGAGGCGTCAGCAAGGCCTACGCCGACAAGGTCCTGTTCGAAAACCTCAGTTTCAGCCTGCCGCGCGGCGGCATCGTCGGCGTCATCGGACCGAACGGCGCCGGCAAGACAACCCTGTTCAAGCTGATCGTCGGCAAGGAGAAGCCGGACGCGGGCACGATCAGGCTCGGCGAGACCGTGAAGCTCGGCTACGTGGACCAGGACCGCACGCTCGACGGCAACAAAACCGTCTGGGAGGTCATCTCCGACGGGAACGACACGATCAAGCTCGGCAAGGTCGAGGTCAACTCGCGGGCGTACTGCGCGCGATTCAACTTCAGCGGCGCCGACCAGCAGAAGAAGGTGAAGGACCTCTCGGGAGGGGAGCGGAACCGGGTGCATCTCGCGCGGATGCTCAAGGAAGGCGCGAACCTTCTCCTCTTAGACGAGCCGACGAACGATCTCGACGTGAACACCCTGCGCGCGTTGGAGGAGGGCCTCGAATCCTTCGGCGGCTGCGCTGTCGTGAGCAGCCACGACCGCTGGTTCTTGGACCGTATCGCCACCCACATCCTGGCGTTCGAGGGCGACAGCCGCGTCGTCTGGTTCGAAGGCAACTACAGCGAATATGAAGCCGACCGAAAGAAGCGGCTCGGCAAAGAAGCCGAACGGCCGCACCGGATCCGGTATCGGAAACTGACCAGGGGCTAG
- a CDS encoding lipid-binding SYLF domain-containing protein: MFRPQGQAFRVFLPRPIARPVARLFLAVALTALSGTVPDSTWAEDREQQDLVDRARMTLEGFLADSNMSWFRDHVKEAKGLFIVPQFLKAAFFFGGAGGSGVLLVRDEQTGGWSEPAFYTMGAGSFGFQFGAQAAEVILLIMTKKGVESMLTSTFKLGADASIAVGPVGAGVEGATAPNLSADLLSFARAKGLFAGVSLEGAVIAFRDEWNSSYYGKTVRPADILIRREVNHPHSAGLREAVMKATAGKDK, encoded by the coding sequence ATGTTCAGACCGCAGGGACAGGCATTCCGAGTCTTTCTTCCGAGACCCATCGCCCGGCCTGTCGCGAGGCTTTTCCTCGCCGTCGCCTTGACCGCGTTATCGGGGACGGTACCCGATTCGACGTGGGCCGAGGATCGCGAACAACAAGACCTGGTGGATCGTGCGCGGATGACCCTGGAGGGCTTTCTGGCCGATTCCAACATGAGCTGGTTTCGGGATCATGTGAAGGAGGCCAAGGGTCTGTTCATCGTGCCCCAGTTTTTGAAGGCCGCCTTCTTCTTCGGCGGCGCAGGGGGAAGCGGCGTCTTGCTGGTTCGGGACGAGCAAACCGGCGGGTGGAGCGAACCGGCGTTCTACACGATGGGGGCCGGCAGTTTCGGCTTCCAGTTCGGCGCGCAGGCCGCCGAAGTGATTCTGCTCATCATGACCAAGAAGGGCGTCGAATCCATGCTGACCAGCACCTTCAAGCTCGGCGCCGATGCCTCCATCGCCGTCGGGCCGGTGGGTGCCGGCGTGGAAGGCGCGACCGCTCCCAACCTCAGCGCCGATCTGCTGTCCTTCGCGCGGGCCAAAGGCCTCTTCGCGGGCGTGTCGTTGGAAGGCGCCGTCATCGCCTTTCGGGACGAGTGGAACAGCTCCTACTACGGCAAGACCGTTCGGCCCGCCGATATCCTCATCCGCCGCGAGGTGAACCATCCCCACTCGGCGGGCCTGCGCGAAGCGGTGATGAAGGCCACGGCGGGGAAAGACAAATAG
- a CDS encoding SulP family inorganic anion transporter — protein MGFNADLHNFTPADLKRDLFASIVVFLVALPLCMGIAVASGAPPATGIITGIVGGLVVGWLSGCPLQVSGPAAGLSVIVYELIQTHGLEKLAVIVLMAGVIQIASAWLQLGQWFRAVSPAVIHGMLAGIGVLIFASQFHVMIDDTPKGSGIENILTIPAAVWKGLVPDHDVATNHHVAARIGVLTIGAIVLWNLLAPKKARAIPALLIGVALAASVSTMFDLPISHVKVRDDLLSIIQFPTAENLRHLLDTATLAEALALALIASVETLLSATAVDHLHTGRRTRYNRELFSQGVGNMLCGLLGALPMTGVIVRSAANVHAGARTRASAILHGTWLLLFVSFLPFMLRLIPTASLGAVLVFTGYKLINVGAIRELRTHGRSEVLIYAGTLGTIVATNLLTGVLVGVGLAVAKLIYTTQNLETELSSDVRTGALTLDLKGIATFVSLPKLATALELVPPGTDIQVRFDSLRHIDHACLNLLESWQKLHEADGGRVRLDRDKLRAHSYHARQTPRQPDSPITKLLML, from the coding sequence ATGGGATTCAACGCTGACCTCCACAACTTCACCCCCGCCGATTTGAAGCGGGATCTGTTCGCGTCGATCGTCGTGTTCCTGGTGGCGCTGCCGCTCTGCATGGGCATTGCAGTCGCCTCCGGCGCGCCGCCGGCGACCGGCATCATCACCGGCATCGTCGGCGGGCTCGTCGTCGGGTGGCTGTCGGGCTGTCCGCTGCAGGTCAGCGGGCCGGCGGCCGGTCTGAGCGTGATCGTCTATGAGCTGATCCAGACCCACGGCCTGGAGAAGTTGGCCGTGATCGTCCTGATGGCCGGCGTCATTCAGATCGCGTCGGCCTGGCTCCAGTTGGGACAATGGTTCCGGGCCGTCTCTCCCGCGGTGATCCACGGGATGCTGGCCGGCATCGGCGTGCTGATCTTCGCCAGCCAGTTTCACGTCATGATCGACGACACGCCGAAAGGCAGCGGGATCGAAAACATTCTGACCATTCCCGCCGCCGTGTGGAAGGGGCTCGTGCCGGATCACGACGTCGCCACAAACCATCACGTCGCCGCGCGGATCGGAGTGCTCACGATCGGGGCCATCGTCCTTTGGAATCTCCTGGCGCCCAAGAAGGCGAGAGCCATTCCCGCGCTGTTGATCGGCGTAGCGCTGGCCGCCTCGGTCTCGACGATGTTCGATCTCCCGATCAGCCACGTCAAGGTCCGCGACGATCTCCTGAGCATCATCCAGTTCCCGACGGCCGAGAACCTTCGCCATCTCCTGGACACCGCGACGCTGGCGGAAGCGCTGGCGCTCGCGCTCATCGCCAGCGTGGAAACCCTGCTGTCGGCAACGGCGGTGGACCACCTCCACACGGGCCGCCGCACCCGCTATAACCGCGAACTGTTCAGCCAGGGCGTGGGCAACATGCTCTGCGGGCTCCTCGGCGCGCTGCCCATGACGGGCGTCATCGTCCGCAGCGCGGCCAACGTCCACGCCGGCGCCCGGACCCGCGCCTCCGCCATCCTTCACGGGACCTGGCTGCTGCTCTTCGTCTCGTTTCTTCCCTTCATGCTTCGTCTGATTCCTACGGCGAGCCTGGGCGCCGTGCTGGTCTTCACCGGCTACAAGCTCATCAACGTCGGAGCGATCCGCGAATTGAGGACGCACGGCCGAAGCGAGGTGTTGATCTACGCGGGGACGCTCGGCACGATCGTGGCGACCAATCTGCTGACAGGGGTGCTGGTCGGCGTAGGCTTGGCCGTCGCCAAATTGATTTACACCACGCAGAACCTCGAGACGGAACTCTCGTCCGATGTCCGCACCGGCGCGTTGACGCTGGATCTCAAAGGCATCGCCACGTTCGTGAGTCTCCCGAAGCTCGCCACGGCGCTCGAACTGGTCCCGCCCGGCACGGACATCCAGGTTCGCTTCGACTCGCTCCGCCACATCGACCACGCCTGCCTGAATCTGCTCGAATCCTGGCAGAAGCTGCACGAGGCGGACGGCGGGCGCGTGCGGCTCGACCGGGACAAATTGCGCGCCCACTCGTATCACGCTCGCCAGACCCCGCGCCAACCCGACAGCCCGATCACCAAACTCCTGATGCTGTGA
- a CDS encoding transcriptional regulator, with translation MMDLLLDARLTSRQLAQLVGISERQVEEHLTHIVKTVARDRSRRFMLEPSACQDCGYIFRDRSRLTRPSRCPRCRSEAITAPRYGIDLSASRTGTRPKGL, from the coding sequence ATGATGGATTTGCTCCTCGACGCGCGGCTCACGTCACGGCAACTGGCCCAACTGGTCGGCATCTCCGAACGCCAGGTCGAAGAGCATCTGACCCACATCGTGAAAACCGTCGCCCGCGATCGGTCGCGCCGCTTCATGCTGGAACCGTCCGCATGCCAGGATTGCGGCTATATCTTTCGGGACCGGTCGCGTCTGACCAGACCGAGTCGTTGTCCCCGCTGCCGGAGCGAGGCGATCACGGCCCCGCGGTATGGAATCGACCTTTCGGCTTCCCGCACCGGGACCCGGCCCAAGGGTTTGTAA
- a CDS encoding DUF1295 domain-containing protein, producing MTGSDPLALVVTGYLAMAVLMAGLWALQLRVRNASIADAGWCLGLGLVVCWYAWAAHGDTDRRWLVAIMGSIYAFRLGFYILVDRVLGKAEDARYRRLRQEWGERQEVRLFLYFQLQAAAVALFSLPFLVLMQNPRPTFSLWELAGALVWLVAVTGEAVADRQLAQFRAKPWNRDRVCREGLWRYSRHPNYFFEWLHWWSYVVMGVGLPNWWVTLLGPVVMGWALLKVTGIPPAEEQAVASRGEEYRIYQRTTSAFFPWFPKSG from the coding sequence ATGACGGGGTCCGACCCTCTCGCCCTGGTCGTGACGGGTTATCTGGCGATGGCCGTCCTCATGGCGGGGCTGTGGGCTCTGCAACTCCGCGTGCGGAACGCCTCGATCGCGGACGCCGGCTGGTGTCTGGGGCTCGGCCTCGTCGTCTGCTGGTACGCGTGGGCCGCCCACGGAGACACGGATCGTCGATGGCTCGTCGCGATCATGGGATCGATCTATGCCTTTCGCCTCGGGTTCTACATCCTGGTCGATCGCGTGCTCGGCAAAGCGGAGGATGCACGGTATCGGCGGCTCCGGCAGGAGTGGGGCGAACGGCAAGAGGTCCGGCTGTTCCTCTACTTTCAGCTCCAGGCCGCCGCGGTCGCCCTGTTTTCGTTGCCCTTTCTGGTCCTCATGCAGAACCCGCGGCCGACCTTCAGCCTGTGGGAGTTGGCCGGCGCGCTCGTGTGGCTCGTCGCCGTCACCGGCGAAGCGGTCGCGGATCGGCAACTGGCGCAGTTTCGCGCCAAGCCCTGGAACCGTGACAGAGTCTGCCGCGAAGGGTTGTGGCGGTATTCGCGCCACCCCAACTACTTCTTCGAATGGCTGCACTGGTGGAGCTACGTCGTGATGGGCGTTGGGCTGCCGAACTGGTGGGTGACGCTCCTGGGGCCGGTCGTGATGGGCTGGGCGCTGCTCAAGGTGACGGGCATTCCACCGGCCGAGGAACAGGCCGTCGCCAGCCGCGGGGAGGAGTACCGCATCTACCAGCGAACCACGAGCGCCTTCTTCCCGTGGTTTCCCAAGTCCGGCTGA
- a CDS encoding SDR family oxidoreductase, which produces MSQGSSSLVLVTGAAGLIGSYLVKAAARWAPEWRVYGLTRSALDLTDTARVRDRWRTLQPSLVIHCAALSRTEACEREPALAHRLNVDVTARLADLSADIAFLFFSSDQVFDGRTGRYGETDEPHPLNVYAETKLAAERVVLANPKHTVVRTSLNAGWSPTGDRSFVEEMRRTWQAGRRLTLFTDEFRCPIPAGVTARAVWELVRKQQPGLYHLAGAERLSRWDIGRLLAAQWPELQAEMAPGSVRDYAGPYRPPDLSLNCDKIQALLSFRLPGFGEWLAGRAGRDDDLWDY; this is translated from the coding sequence GTGAGCCAAGGCAGTTCTTCCCTTGTTCTCGTCACCGGCGCCGCCGGCCTCATTGGCAGCTACCTCGTCAAGGCCGCCGCGCGGTGGGCGCCGGAATGGCGGGTCTACGGCCTGACCCGTTCCGCTCTCGATCTCACCGACACGGCCCGGGTCCGCGACCGGTGGCGGACGCTCCAGCCGAGCCTCGTCATTCACTGCGCGGCGCTGAGCCGGACGGAAGCCTGCGAGCGGGAGCCGGCGCTGGCGCACAGGCTCAACGTCGACGTCACGGCGCGGCTCGCCGACCTGTCCGCGGACATCGCCTTTCTCTTCTTCTCCAGCGACCAGGTCTTCGACGGCCGCACGGGCCGGTACGGGGAAACCGACGAACCTCATCCGCTGAATGTGTACGCCGAAACCAAACTGGCGGCCGAACGGGTTGTTCTGGCGAATCCGAAGCATACGGTCGTGCGGACGTCGCTGAACGCGGGCTGGTCGCCGACCGGAGACCGCAGTTTCGTCGAAGAGATGCGGCGAACGTGGCAGGCCGGGCGGAGGCTCACGCTGTTCACCGATGAATTTCGTTGCCCGATTCCCGCCGGGGTCACGGCGCGGGCCGTCTGGGAATTGGTGCGGAAGCAGCAGCCGGGACTGTACCATCTGGCCGGCGCCGAGCGGCTGTCGCGATGGGACATCGGACGGTTGCTGGCCGCGCAGTGGCCGGAGCTGCAAGCTGAAATGGCGCCCGGATCGGTTCGGGACTACGCCGGGCCATACCGTCCCCCGGACTTGTCCCTGAACTGCGATAAGATCCAAGCGCTGCTGTCGTTTCGGTTGCCGGGATTCGGCGAGTGGCTGGCCGGCCGCGCGGGCCGTGATGACGATCTTTGGGACTACTAA
- a CDS encoding DUF4276 family protein, with protein MKKVFVYVEGPTEERFVKQLMVPYLEQRGIFLHPIGWNGQGKYSKVRKDLFRLLGDASAALVTTMLDYYGLPNSFPGRSEPEGSDCYQHVRFVENAIGADISNQKFRPHLTLHEFENLLFASPGDMAAGLPGGQGLEQMFRGIRSQYRTPEEINDSSSTAAHMRISGVYPQYQKALHGPQIAERIGLDKIRTECPHFNEWISFLESLSE; from the coding sequence GTGAAGAAGGTCTTCGTGTACGTGGAGGGTCCAACGGAGGAACGGTTCGTCAAGCAGTTGATGGTTCCGTATCTGGAACAGCGAGGTATCTTTCTTCACCCGATCGGTTGGAATGGACAAGGAAAGTACAGCAAGGTGCGGAAAGATTTGTTCAGACTCTTGGGAGACGCAAGTGCCGCGCTTGTGACAACGATGCTCGACTACTACGGACTTCCAAACAGTTTCCCGGGGAGAAGCGAGCCTGAGGGCAGCGATTGCTATCAGCATGTACGGTTCGTCGAGAATGCAATCGGTGCTGATATTAGCAATCAAAAGTTCCGACCCCACCTTACCCTGCATGAGTTCGAGAACCTTCTGTTTGCTTCACCAGGCGACATGGCAGCGGGGTTACCCGGTGGGCAAGGCCTTGAGCAGATGTTTCGCGGCATTCGCAGCCAATATAGGACTCCTGAAGAGATCAACGATAGCTCAAGCACTGCCGCACATATGAGGATTTCTGGCGTGTACCCACAGTACCAAAAAGCGCTTCATGGGCCGCAGATTGCCGAACGAATTGGCCTGGACAAGATCCGTACAGAATGTCCTCATTTCAACGAATGGATCTCCTTCTTGGAATCTCTCAGCGAGTAA
- a CDS encoding AAA family ATPase, translating to MKLKRIVLKGFKSIRELDLELRSLNVLIGANGAGKSNFIALFHLLNQMVMGNFQNAVAKAGGAGTFLYFGEKTTKQIDVDLYFGQNGYSCSWAATADGSLFFAKELCRFWGDHTTAPSGHREPLGSGHRESKLSEAERPPGSPVQGYVSDALRSWKVYHFHDTSETAPVKKSGEINDNLFLRPDAGNLAAFLFRLRESRQRDHYEAIRDTVRQVTPFFDDFVLRPDPLNENMIRLEWRERGSDYPFMAYHLSDGTLRFMCLVTLLMQPTPPSTVLIDEPELGLHPYAIVVLASLLKSASRRTQVVVSTQSVPLVNQLDLEDIVVVERVERQSAFRRLDVEEIKGWLEDYRIGDLWEKNLLGGRP from the coding sequence ATGAAGCTCAAAAGGATCGTACTGAAGGGTTTCAAGTCGATAAGAGAGCTCGATCTCGAATTACGCTCGCTGAACGTGCTGATCGGAGCTAATGGAGCAGGGAAAAGCAATTTCATCGCGTTGTTCCACCTGCTCAACCAGATGGTCATGGGCAATTTCCAGAATGCCGTTGCGAAGGCCGGCGGAGCCGGGACCTTTCTATACTTCGGTGAAAAGACGACGAAGCAGATTGATGTCGACCTTTACTTTGGACAGAACGGTTACTCCTGTTCTTGGGCCGCGACTGCCGACGGGTCTCTGTTTTTTGCAAAGGAACTGTGCCGTTTTTGGGGTGATCATACAACTGCTCCCTCTGGCCATCGTGAACCTCTCGGTTCTGGGCATCGTGAGAGTAAACTGAGTGAAGCTGAAAGGCCTCCGGGTTCACCGGTTCAAGGCTACGTCAGCGATGCTTTAAGAAGCTGGAAGGTCTATCACTTCCACGATACCAGCGAAACAGCCCCCGTGAAGAAGTCCGGGGAAATCAACGATAACCTGTTCCTCCGACCAGACGCCGGGAACCTTGCCGCGTTCCTTTTTCGCCTGAGAGAAAGCCGACAGCGAGATCACTATGAGGCGATTCGTGACACCGTCCGCCAGGTGACGCCGTTCTTTGATGACTTTGTCCTCAGACCTGATCCTCTGAACGAGAATATGATTCGCCTCGAGTGGAGGGAGAGAGGGTCCGATTACCCGTTCATGGCATACCATCTCTCCGATGGGACGTTGCGATTCATGTGTCTCGTGACTTTGCTGATGCAGCCGACTCCGCCCTCGACCGTGCTCATCGATGAGCCGGAACTTGGGCTTCATCCATACGCTATCGTCGTGCTGGCATCTCTGTTGAAAAGCGCTTCACGACGGACTCAGGTAGTGGTGTCAACGCAATCGGTGCCGTTAGTGAATCAATTGGATCTCGAGGATATCGTTGTGGTCGAGAGAGTCGAACGGCAGTCCGCGTTTAGGCGTTTGGACGTTGAGGAAATCAAGGGTTGGCTCGAAGACTATAGGATCGGAGACCTCTGGGAGAAGAACCTGTTGGGCGGCAGGCCATAA